One stretch of Excalfactoria chinensis isolate bCotChi1 chromosome 2, bCotChi1.hap2, whole genome shotgun sequence DNA includes these proteins:
- the JMJD4 gene encoding 2-oxoglutarate and iron-dependent oxygenase JMJD4 — protein sequence MDRATFACSTAFFHDYSSSSQGTFSTGHVDFIDKIESFTYSDFFRDYLIPNQPCVFSEKFTDGWGSRRNWVTWGGKPDFDHLLQEFGEALVPVANCDVKEYNSNPKEQLPFKEYISYWKEYIKNGYRSSRGCLYLKDWHLSRAFPEQDVYTTPVYFSSDWLNEYWDAIAVDDYRFVYMGPKGSWTPFHADVFRSYSWSANICGRKKWLLYPPGQEDYLKDCHGNLPFDVTAPGLQDRSVYPRYNQSQPPVEIVQEAGEIVFIPSGWHHQVYNLEDTISINHNWVNGCNVAIMWCFLQDELAAVQREINEWKDPMDDWHLQCQLIMKSCTGIDYKEFYNFLKVIAENRISILENGLDDEASAKNTPKAAISTLGMLHAVFDLKRTVKVLTSLSANEDFKKLDLTSLSPPPEALLHHLKAAIDTALL from the exons ATGGACAGGGCAACATTTGCCTGTTCCACCGCCTTTTTTCATGACTACAGCAGTTCATCTCAGGGCACGTTCTCCACAGGACACGTTGACTTCATTGATAAAATCGAATCCTTCACTTATTCGGATTTCTTTCGGGATTATTTGATTCCCAACCAGCCCTGTGTTTTCTCAGAAAAGTTCACTGATGgctggggcagcaggaggaactgggTGACTTGGGGTGGGAAGCCTGATTTCGATCATCTGCTGCAGGAGTTTG GAGAGGCTCTAGTACCTGTGGCCAACTGTGATGTCAAGGAGTACAATTCTAACCCAAAAGAGCAGCTCCCCTTCAAGGAGTACATAAGTTACTGGAAAGAGTACATTAAAAATGGCTACCGTTCATCTCGAGGGTGCCTTTATCTAAAGGACTGGCACCTGAGCAG AGCTTTCCCAGAGCAAGATGTTTATACAACTCCTGTGTATTTCTCATCTGACTGGCTGAATGAATATTGGGATGCTATAGCTGTGGATGATTACCGGTTTGTCTACATGGGACCTAAAGGTTCATG GACTCCATTCCATGCCGACGTCTTCCGTTCCTATAGCTGGTCAGCTAATATATGTGGGAGAAAGAAATGGCTGCTCTACCCCCCAGGGCAGGAGGATTACCTGAAGGACTGTCATGGCAACTTGCCCTTCGATGTGACTGCACCTGGTCTTCAGGACAGGAGCGTTTACCCTCGCTACAACCAAAGCCAACCCCCTGTGGAAATCGTGCAGGAAGCAGGGGAGATAGTTTTCATCCCCAGTGGATGGCATCATCAGGTTTACAACCTG GAGGATACCATTTCTATTAATCACAACTGGGTAAATGGCTGCAACGTAGCTATAATGTGGTGCTTCCTGCAGGATGAATTAGCAGCTGTCCAGAGAGAAATCAATGAATGGAAGGACCCTATGGATGACTGGCACCTACAGTGTCAG ttGATCATGAAATCTTGCACCGGTATAGACTACAAGGAGTTCTACAATTTCCTCAAAGTTATTGCAGAGAACAGGATTTCCATCTTGGAAAATGGCCTCGATGATGAAGCTTCGGCAAAGAACACTCCAAAAGCTGCCATTTCCACCTTGGGTATGCTCCACGCAGTGTTTGATTTAAAGAGGACTGTGAAGGTGTTAACATCTTTGAGTGCTAATGAGGATTTCAAGAAGCTGGACCTGACGTCGCTTTCTCCACCTCCGGAGGCATTGCTCCACCACTTGAAAGCAGCAATAGACACAGCACTCCTCTAA